The following proteins come from a genomic window of Phacochoerus africanus isolate WHEZ1 chromosome 9, ROS_Pafr_v1, whole genome shotgun sequence:
- the LOC125136448 gene encoding olfactory receptor 4N2-like, whose protein sequence is MESENTTVVTEFILVGLTQSQNIQLLVFVLVFIFYLIILPGNFLIILTIRSDPGLTAPLYFFLGNLAFLDASYSFIVAPRMLVDFLSEKKVTSYRGCITQLFFLHFLGGGEMLLLVVMALDRYIAICRPLHYSTVMNPRACYALSLAQWLGGFVHSIIQVALILHVPFCGPNRLDNFFCDVPQVIKLACTDTFVVELLMVFNSGLLTLICFLGLLASYAVILCRVRGSSSEGKTKAMSTCTTHIIVIFLMFGPGIFIYTRPFRAFPADKVVSLFHTVIFPLLNPVIYTLRNQEVKTSLERLFNQQLA, encoded by the coding sequence ATGGAGAGTGAGAACACTACTGTGGTGACTGAATTTATCCTGGTTGGTCTGACCCAGTCTCAAAATATCCAGCTCCTGGTCTTTGTgctagttttcattttctatctcaTCATCCtccctggaaacttcctcatcatcctcaccatcaggTCAGACCCTGGCCTCACGGCTCCACTCTACTTCTTTCTGGGCAACTTGGCCTTCCTGGATGCATCCTACTCCTTCATCGTGGCTCCCAGGATGCTGGTGGACTTTCTCTCGGAGAAGAAGGTGACCTCCTACAGAGGCTGCATCACTCAGCTCTTTTTCTTGCACTTCCTTGGAGGAGGGGAGATGTTACTCCTGGTGGTGATGGCCTTGGACCGCTACATTGCCATCTGTCGTCCTTTACACTACTCTACTGTCATGAACCCTAGAGCCTGCTATGCCTTGTCCTTGGCTCAGTGGCTTGGAGGCTTTGTCCACTCCATCATCCAGGTGGCCCTCATCCTCCACGTGCCCTTCTGTGGTCCAAACCGACTAGACAACTTCTTCTGTGATGTGCCACAGGTCATCAAGCTGGCCTGCACTGACACCTTTGTGGTGGAGCTCCTGATGGTCTTCAACAGTGGCCTGCTCACCCTCATATGTTTTCTGGGGCTTCTGGCCTCTTATGCTGTCATCCTCTGTCGTGTCCGTGGTTCCTCCTCTGAGGGGAAGACCAAAGCCATGTCCACATGCACCACCCATATCATTGTTATATTTCTCATGTTTGGGCCTGGTATCTTCATCTACACCCGCCCCTTCAGAGCCTTTCCAGCAGACAAGGTGGTTTCTCTCTTCCACACGGTGATCTTTCCTCTGTTGAACCCTGTGATTTATACCCTTCGCAACCAGGAAGTAAAAACTTCACTGGAAAGGTTGTTTAATCAACAATTAGCCTGA